In the genome of Aulosira sp. FACHB-615, the window CTATAGACTCCGCAATCAAGATAAGACCCATCGCAACCGTATTTCCTACCAACCAATGCGAATTGAAGAAATTCTGGCATTACCTATTGGGGAATTATGCGACCGCTCTGGCTGCGTTTTATTTTTGTGGTTCACCAATAATCACATGATTGAGGCTTCCCAATGTTTACAAACGTGGGGTTTCGACCTCAAAACTATTCTGACTTGGGAAAAAGTTACCAAAGATGGCACTAAAACACATCTTGGGACTGGCCACTGGCTGAGAAACTGCACTGAACATTGTGCGTTGGCTGTTCGTGGCAATGTCAAAGCTTTCTCTGGACGAACACTCACAAACCAGTCCACCATCATACACGCACCACGCCGTGAGCATTCCAGGAAACCCGAACAGTTTTTTGAACTTGTAGAGAAGTTGTGTCCTTCACTGACCAAGCTGGAGATGTTCGCACGTTCTTCTAGAGACGGTTGGGATTGTTGGGGAGATCAGGCGGATAAGTTTGATTCTTTGGATGAGACTATTTCGGCCAGTGCTTAAACCCCAACTAAGATTCTGTCCTATTTTCGGCGGTGATAGCTTGTTGTACCGTCTCTATGTCCAACTTTAGTACGTCAGCTATTTGCTCTACACTCAATCCTACCTTTAAGAATCGAGGTATTATTTGCAACTTTGTTTCTTGGACAATTTCTTGGTAAAACCGAGTATGTTTCCAAGGTGTTAAATCAAACATTACCTGCGATTCCTGACATCTGAACCGTTAACGGAGTTAACTGAACCTAGAAAATCAAATATCAAATTTTCCAATGCTAATTTTGTGGCGGAGTGTCATCTGCGGGCTGATAAATAGAACGCAATTCGTCAACAGTATTCGCTGTTTCAATTGCTGCCAAGATTGATTCGAGCAACCTAAAATCTTCAATTTGCTCAATTTCAGGTAATAAATCTTGTCCAGGTGTTCCAAATTTAAGTTTCAATCCTAAAGCTATGCCTTTTAACAAAGATTCTATTCGGGCAATTCTTTCAAAACTAGTAACGTACTGCATACGCTGTTGCGCCTCCAATTGTTCAACTTCTCTAATGAATTCCTGTTCTAACTCTAATGGTAATGTCAACATCCAATCAATAAAAGCCAACAGGTTAACAACAGCCTCGCGTTCAAACCCCTGCTCGTACAACCGACGTACTAAAGCCAG includes:
- a CDS encoding MT-A70 family methyltransferase, producing MRLSNLQGQYQCIVIDPPWFYRLRNQDKTHRNRISYQPMRIEEILALPIGELCDRSGCVLFLWFTNNHMIEASQCLQTWGFDLKTILTWEKVTKDGTKTHLGTGHWLRNCTEHCALAVRGNVKAFSGRTLTNQSTIIHAPRREHSRKPEQFFELVEKLCPSLTKLEMFARSSRDGWDCWGDQADKFDSLDETISASA